GTTGGCGCAGGTAACCCCGGAAATGTTGCAAGAGATGCAGTTCGACGCAGGCTCGATGGGGCCGAAAGTCGCCGCCTGCCGCCAGTTTGTCGAGGCCTGCAACGGCATCGCGGGCATTGGCGCACTGGTGGATGGCCCGGCCATTCTTGCCGGGGATAAAGGCACCTTAATTCGTCACTGATTTAAAAAGGAAGATCTCATGAGTATCAATTTGAAAAATCGTAACTTTCTCAAACTGCTCGATTACACACCGGCGGAAATCCAGTACCTGATCGATCTTGCTATCCGGTTGAAAGCTGACAAAAAAGCGGGCTGTGAGAAAAAAACGCTGGTTGGCAAAAACATCGCGCTGATTTTTGAAAAAACCTCCACCCGCACCCGCTGCGCGTTCGAAGTGGGCGCTTTCGATCAGGGCGCGCAGGTGACCTATCTCGGGCCGAGCGGTTCACAGATCGGTCATAAAGAGTCAATGAAAGACACAGCACGCGTGCTGGGACGCATGTATGACGGCATCGAATATCGCGGTTATGGCCAGCAAATTGTGGAAGAGCTGGGCCAGTATGCCGGTGTTCCCGTATGGAACGGGCTGACCAACGAGTTTCACCCGACGCAGATCCTTGCCGATCTGATGACCATGCTCGAACACGCGCCGGGCAAACGCCTGTCGGAACTGCGTTTTGCCTACCTCGGCGATGCGCGCAACAACATGGGTAACTCGCTGATGGTCGGCGCGGCAAAGATGGGCATGGATATCCGGCTGGTCGCGCCGAGGTCGTTCTGGCCGGAAGCCGCGTTGGTTGAGCAATGCCAGTCCATCGCCCGTGAAACCGGTGCGCGCATCATGCTCACCGAAGAGGTGGAAGAAGGCGTGCAGGGCGTGGATTTCCTCTATACCGATGTGTGGGTGTCGATGGGCGAACCGAAAGAGGCCTGGTCCGAGCGCGTCAGCCTGATGAAACCCTATCAGGTCAATAGCGCGGTGGTGAAAGCCACCGGCAATCCGCAGGTGAAATTTATGCACTGTCTGCCCGCATTCCATAACGAGCACACCAAAGTGGGCGGCGAGATCGAAATGGCCTACGGCCTGAAAGGGCTGGAAGTCACGGAAGAGGTTTTCGAATCGCCGAACTCCATCGTCTTTGACGAAGCTGAAAACCGGATGCATACCATCAAAGCGGTTATGGTGGCGACACTCGGCGACTAACCACTCCCCCGGCACATCACGGGGTGTGCCGGGGTTAAGGAGCACATCATGGGCAAGTTCAAATTCCCTTCCGCTTACACCATTCTCTTTGTGTTGATTGCCATTGTCGCCGCGCTCAGTTGGATCATTCCTGCGGGTCAGTATCATATGGCGATGAACCCCGCGCTCGGCAAAGAGGTGCCCGTTGCCGGAACCTATGCGCACGTTACCGCGCAACCGCAGGGGCTTATCGCGGTGATCATGGCACCGATTAGCGGTCTGTACGATCCGGATACCGGACAGGCGGGCGCTATCGACGTGGCGTTGTTTATTCTGATCATCGGTGGCTTTCTGGGCATCGTCACCAAAACAGGCGCCATCGACGCCGGGATCGAGCGCGTCACCACGCGCTTACGCGGCCACGAAGAGTGGATGATCCCGATCCTGATGGCGCTGTTTGCCGCTGGCGGCACCATCTATGGCATGGCCGAAGAGTCATTGCCGTTTTATACGCTGTTGGTTCCCGTTATGCTTGCCGCCCGTTTTGATCCGGTCGTCGCCGCATCCACCGTTCTGCTCGGCGCGGGGATCGGCACGCTCGGATCAACCATCAACCCGTTTGCCACAGTGATCGCCGCCAACGCCGCCGGGATCCCGTTCACCCACGGCATCGTCCTGCGTTTAGCGCTGCTGGTCATCGGTTGGGTGATTTGCGTCGGCTGGGTAATGCGCTATGCCCGCAAAGTCCGCGCGAACCCGGCACTGTCGATCGTCGCAGATAAGCAGGATGAGGATCGGGCCTTCTTCCTTGGGAACAAATCCGCGGAGATGCTCGAATTTACGCCGCTTCGGAAGCTGATCCTGGTGATTTTCGCGCTGGCCTTTGTGGTGATGATTTATGGCGTCGCTGTGCTGGGTTGGTGGATGGCGCAGATCTCGGCGGTGTTCCTGGCGAGCGCAATTATCGTTGGTCTGATAGACCGTATGAGCGAAGAGGAGCTGACGTCGACATTTATCAACGGCGCACGGGATCTGCTGGGCGTAGCGCTGATTATTGGAATTGCCCGCGGTATCGTAGTAATCATGGATAAGGGTATGATTACTCATACTATTTTGCACAGTGCCGAAGACATGGTCAGCGGGTTATCCACCGTCGCGTTTATTAACGTTATGTACTGGCTGGAAGTGGTGTTGTCGTTTCTCGTGCCCTCTTCTTCCGGCCTTGCGGTTCTGACGATGCCGATAATGGCGCCTCTGGCCGATTTCGCTAACGTCAACCGTGACCTGGTCGTCACCGCTTATCAATCCGCGTCCGGCATCGTCAACCTGGTAACCCCGACTTCCGCTGTGGTAATGGGGGGGCTGGCTATCGCCCATGTTCCTTACGTCCGTTATCTGAAGTGGGTTGCTCCGCTGTTGGCGATATTGACCGTGGTGATCATGGCGGCGCTGAGCCTTGGGGCCCTGCTGTAACACGTCGGGTGGCTCAACGCCTAACCGGCCGTGCATAGAGTAACCAGGCCCGGCAGGCGTTGAGCTGCCGGGCATTTTGTTTCGGCAACTGATACGGGAAAAAAGATGATGGAATATGGAGATTATTCACCGAAAGAGCAGCTTCAATTAGCCGTTTGCCAGCGACTGATTAGCGAAAAAAGCTACCTTTCGCAGGAAGCGATCCGTCGCGATTTGCAGTACCACGGTTTTGACGCTATTAGCCAGTCCACCGTGTCCCGCCTGTTGAAACTGCTCGGCGTGATAAAAATCCGCAACGCCAAAGGACAAAAAATTTATGCGCTGAATCCGCAGCTGCGCCCGGTGCCGGACGCCGCCCGCACGGTCTCCGAAATGGTGGTCAGCGTCGAGCATAATAGCGAATTTATCCTTATTCACACCGTGGCCGGATATGGCCGCGCCGTGGCACGCATTCTGGATTATCACCAGTTGCCGGAAATCCTCGGCGTCGTGGCGGGGAGCAGCATTGTCTGGGTTGCGCCCAGAGAGGTAAAGCATACGGCGTTAGTGCATAAACAAATTAATTATCTACTTAGAACGCATTAATATTCAAAGAGAACCGTTTGCACTGCGTAAAATGTGCATCAATCGCTTGATCCAAAAAAGCAGCTGCGTATAATCCGGGACAATTTGCCGGGAGGAAGCATGGTCCAGTGTGTACGACAAACTGTCTTACCGCGTCTGAAAAAGGGCGCTGGCCTGCCGTTTTTCTTTCCCGTTGCGAACCCTATTCCACAGCCCCTCTATTGAGGGGCTTTTTTTTGCGCAGTCGTCAGGAGATAACCATGGCTAATCCGCTATATCAGAAACATATCATTTCCATAAACGATCTCAGCCGCGAAGAACTGGAACTGGTGCTTAACACCGCCGCACGACTGAAGGCCAACCCCCAGCCAGAGCTGCTCAAGCATAAAGTGATCGCCAGTTGCTTCTTTGAAGCCTCCACCCGTACGCGTCTGTCATTTGAAACCTCCATGCACCGTCTCGGCGCGAGCGTGGTCGGCTTTTCCGACAGCAGCAACACCTCGCTGGGTAAGAAGGGCGAAACGCTGGCAGACACTATTTCGGTTATCAGCACCTATGTGGATGCCATCGTGATGCGCCACCCGCAGGAGGGCGCTGCGCGTCTGGCAACCGAATTTTCCGGCGGTATTCCGGTGCTGAACGCTGGCGACGGCGCCAACCAACATCCGACGCAAACGCTGCTCGATCTCTTCACCATCCAGGAGACGCAAGGGCGTCTTGAAAACCTGCATATCGCCATGGTCGGTGACCTGAAATATGGCCGCACTGTGCATTCACTGGCGCAGGCGCTGGCAAAATTCAGCGGCAACCGCTTCTACTTTATCGCCCCGGATGCGCTGGCAATGCCGCAGTACATTCTGGATATGCTCGACGAGAAAGGAATGGCCTGGAGCGTGCATGCCAGCATCGAAGAGGTGATGGCGGAAGTGGATATTCTTTATATGACCCGCGTACAGAAAGAGCGTCTGGACCCGTCGGAATACGCCAACGTCAAAGCGCAGTTTGTTTTGCGCGCCAGCGATCTGACCGGCGCACGCAGCAATATGAAGGTGCTGCATCCGCTGCCGCGCGTTGACGAGATCACCACCGACGTTGATAAAACGCCGCACGCCTGGTATTTCCAGCAGGCTGGCAACGGTATTTTCGCCCGCCAGGCTCTGCTGGCGCTGGTTCTCAATCGCGATTTGGCTCTGTAAGGGGGAAACGACAATGACACACGATAATAAACTTCAGGTCGAAGCCATTAAACGCGGCACCGTGATTGACCACATCCCTGCCCGCGTCGGGTTCAAGCTGCTGACGCTGTTCAAACTGACGGAAACTGACCAGCGCATTACCATCGGCCTTAACCTGCCGTCCGGCGAAATGGGCCGCAAGGATTTGATCAAAATAGAGAACACGTTTCTCACCGATGAGCAGGTCAACCAGCTGGCGCTGTATGCGCCGCAGGCCACCGTTAACCGGATTGATGAGTATGAAGTGGTGGGCAAATCGCGCCCGAGCCTGCCGGAACGCATCAATGGCGTACTGGTGTGCCCGAACAGCAACTGCATCAGCCATGCCGAGCCGGTCACTTCCAGCTTTGCGGTGAAACAACGCGAGCAGGATATCGCGCTGAAGTGCAAATACTGCGAGAAAGAGTTCTCGCATCACGTCGTGCTGGCCAATTAACGCCCGGCCAGTAAAGAGGCGGTCTGTGCGATAACGTGTATAATGACCGCCACCTTATTACCGCTGATATTCAGGAAACATCATGACTAAAGTTATCGCGACGGAAAATGCGCCAGCTGCCATCGGCCCTTATGTGCAGGCTGTTGATCTCGGCAATATGATCCTCACCTCCGGCCAGATCCCGGTCGATCCGACAACCGGTAGCGTGCCGGAAGATGTCGCTGCGCAGGCGCGCCAGTCTCTCGACAACGTGAAAGCGATCGTCGAGGCCGCCGGCCTGAAAGTGGGCGACATTGTGAAAACCACCGTGTTTGTGAAAGATCTGAACGATTTCGCCACCGTTAACGCCACTTACGAAGCCTTTTTCGCCGAGCATAACGCTACCTTCCCGGCGCGTTCCTGCGTGGAAGTGGCACGCCTGCCGAAAGATGTGAAAATCGAGATTGAAGCGATCGCCGTACGTCGCTAATCCGCATACCGGGTGGCTGCGTAAACGTATCCGGCACGCCAGTTTGCAGGCCGGATAAGCGAGTCGCCATCCGGCCTGTAACACTCCGCACCTCAGCTAAGCCCGCCGTCATCCGGCACGCAACGCGGCAAAACGACTTTTTCCCCACCGAACGCAACACGATAAGCGAAGCGCCACCGGGCAATTAACGGGTTACTGCCAGCCATAGCGACGGCTGTAAAAACCTTTCACCCACTGGGTCAGCGTCATGTAACCAGCCAGAATCGCTACCAGCCACGGGAAGTAGCTCAGCGGCAGCGCCTGCAATTGCAGGTAGCTCGCCAGCGGCGAGAACGGCAGCGCAATGCCGACGCAAATCACCATCAGCGTCATGGCAATCAGCGGCCATGCGGCGCGGCTCTGGATAAACGGCACGCGACGGGTACGGATCATATGCACAATCAGCGTTTGCGACAGTAAACCAACCACAAACCAGCCAGACTGGAACAGGGTTTGCGCTTCCGGCACATTGGCTTTGAATACCCACCACATCACGCAGAAGGTCACGATGTCGAAGATCGAACTGATCGGCCCGAAGAAGATCATAAAACGCCCGAGATCTGCCGGGTTCCAGCGCTGCGGTTTGGCAATTTGTTCGTCGTCAACGTTATCAAACGGGATCGCCACCTGCGACACATCGTACAGCAGGTTCTGAATCAGTAAGTGCAATGGCAGCATCGGCAGGAACGGCAGGAAGGCGCTCGCCACCAGCACGCTGAAGACGTTACCAAAGTTAGAACTTGCCGTCATTTTGATGTATTTCAGCATGTTGGCGAAGGTCCGCCGCCCTTCAATAACGCCTTCTTCCAGCACCATCAGGCTCTTTTCCAGCAGGATGATATCGGCGGCTTCGCGGGCAATATCGACCGCGCTATCCACGGAAATACCGATATCTGCCGCACGCAGCGCCGGGGCATCGTTAATGCCGTCGCCCATAAAACCGACCACATGTCCTTCGCGTTTCAGCAAGCGAACAATGCGCTCTTTGTGCAGCGGCGTCAGGCGGGCAAACAGCGTGATATGTTTCGCCATCTGCGCCAGTTCATCATCGCTCATATGTTCGATTTCGCTGCCGGTCAGCGCATCACCCACTTCCAGCCCGACTTCATGACACACTTTAGCCGCCACCAGTTCGCTGTCGCCGGTGAGGATCTTAACGGTGATGCCGCTGGCTTTCAGCGCTTTCAGCGCCGGAGCGGTAGTTTCTTTCGGCGGATCGAGGAACGCAATGTAGCCTTCGAGGATCAGATCCGACTCATCCGCACGCTGATAATCTCCCGTGCGCGCGGGCAGGTATTTGGTCGCCACCGCCACCACGCGCAGCCCCTGACGGTTCAGGGTGCTGGTGACGCGTTCAATGCGCCGCAGCATGGTGTCATCCAGCGGGACAATCTCGCCATTAAAGCGGACCTGCGAGCACACACTGATAATTTCCGTTAGCGCGCCTTTGCAGATCAGTTGATGTACATCCGCCTGCTGGGCGACCACCACCGACATCCGGCGGCGTTCAAAATCAAACGGGATCTCATCCACTTTGCGCCAGTCCGAAGAGAGCGTCTGCGCCGCTTCCGCATCGACGCCTTCCAGCACAGCGGTATCCAGCAGGTTTTTCAACCCGGTCTGGTAGTGGCTGTTCAGCCATGCGCTGTGCAGCACCCATTCGCTGACTTTGCCGCTGATGTCGGTGTGCGTTTCCAGCACGATCTTATCCTGCGTCAGAGTGCCGGTTTTGTCGGTACACAGAATATCCATCGCGCCAAAGTTCTGGATCGCATCCAGATGTTTAACGATCACTTTCTGTTTTGACAGTTTCACCGCCCCGCGCGCCAGCGTCGAGGTCACAATCATCGGCAACATTTCCGGCGTCAGGCCAACGGCAACCGAGAGGGCAAACAGCGCTGCTTCCCACCAGTCACCTTTGGTAAAGCCGTTGATCAACAAAACGATCGGCGTCATCACCAGCATAAAGCGGATCAGCAGCATGCTGACGCGGCTGATCCCTTTCTGAAAGGCGTTCGGTTCGCTTTCCTGTTCGCTGACGCGCCCGGCCAGTTGCCCGAACCAGGTGTTGCCGCCGGTGCCAATCACCATGGCCTGCGCGGTTCCGCTCACCACATTGGTGCCCATAAAGCACAGCGTGTCGCACTCAAGCGGGTTTTTCTGCGCCGTCTGGCGGCTGATCGCCACTTTTTCTACCGGCAGGGATTCACCGGTCAGCGAAGCCTGAGCAACGAACAGATCCCGCGCCTGCAAGACGCGCAGATCCGCCGGGATCATGTCGCCCGCCGCCAGCTTGACGATATCGCCCGGTACCAGTTGATCGATCGGGATCTCGCACCAGCTATTCTCGCCCTTTTCATTCACCACCCGCAGCACCGTCGCGGTGTTGCTGACCATCGCTTTCAGCGCATCTGCCGCTTTGGTGGAACGCGCTTCTTGCAGGAAGTTGAGCAGAGTGGAAATCGCCACCATCAGCGCAATCACACCAGCGGCGAACAGATCTTCCGAAGCATAGGAGATCACCCCAAGGCAGGTGAGCAGCAGGTTGAACGGGTTGCGGTAGCAGATCCACAGATGAACCCACCACGGTGACGGTTTCTGCGCCGGGATCAGGTTTTCACCGTGCGTTTCACGCGCCTGCGCCACTTCCTGCTCAGTGAGCCCTTCCGGGTGGCTGGCAAAAGTTTGCCACAGCAGTGTCGGCTCCATTGCAGCAATCGACAGGCAGCGTTCGCCCATCGACGCGGGAATATCGCCGTGGTTAACGGTCTGTACGCCGGGCAGCGGATCGCGCTGTACCAGGCGACGCGGTAAATGGCGGTTCAGGCGAGCGAAGAGCTGCCGGGTGAAGTTTTTCAGCATAGTCATATCCTTGCCCCCGCATCGCGCGGGTGCCTTCTGCACATCATCTTTCAGACCCAATCGCGGCGGCGAACCCAGGCGCTAAGCGAGGAATTCAATACCTGGCCGCCTCGATGCAGCATGAATGATGGGTGTAAATTTTACGCAAGTGACGTGGCAACGCCGCGCCAGCAGGCGTTTCTGTTTGGGCAGGGACAATAACGTCGCTGCCTTACGCATCCGGTAAGGCAGCAAAAGCAGGCTTACCGGGAAACAGTTCTCCATCGCGGGAGAGGTGTGGGATCGGGATCCATCTGGCCTCCGGTAAGTAAGGGTAAGAATTGCATTCGTATGATTACGTGGCGGTATCATAGCCCCGCTGAATTAAACCAAACGTATACGCAACGATATTTAGCCGCACAAAGCGCATAAACCAGACTTTGCTCATTGCTGAGCGGTTGGAACCTGAACGAAACTCCTTTATTCTGCAATCCGCCTTAATAAGGAACAGGACAGGACGCATGCAAAACCGGCTGACAATCAAAGACATTGCGCGCTTAAGCGGGGTGGGGAAATCCACCGTCTCCCGCGTGCTGAATAATGAAAGCGGCGTGAGCCAGCGGACACGCGAAAAAGTGGAGGCCATCGTCAATCAACACGGTTTCTCCCCTTCCCGTTCCGCACGCGCCATGCGCGGGCAAAGCGACAAAGTAGTGGCGATTATCGTCTCGCGTCTCGATTCCCTGTCGGAAAACCTTGCGGTACAGACCATGCTCCCCGCCTTCTACGAACAGGGTTACGACCCGATCATGATGGAGAGCCAGTTTTCGCCGGAACTGGTCGGCGAGCATTTGCAGATGCTGAGCCACCGCAATATTGACGGCGTCGTGCTGTTTGGTTTTACCGGTATTACCGAAGAGCTGCTGGCCTCCTGGCAGTCATCGTTGGTACTGCTGGCGCGCGACGCGAACGGTTTTTCTTCGGTTTGTTACGACGACGAAGGCGCCATTGAGCTATTAATGGAAAAACTCTACGCTCAGGGCCATCGCCATATCAGCTTTATCGGCGTGCCGCACAGCGATGTCACGACCGGCAAACGCCGCCACGATGCTTATCTGGCATGCTGCCAGCAATACCAGCTTGAACCACTCTCTGTGCTGCCTGGTCTTGCTATGAAGCAGGGTTACGACCATGTTGCTGAGGTGCTGACGCCGCAAACCACCGCGCTACTGTGCGCTACCGATACGCTGGCGCTTGGTGCCAGCAAATACTTGCAGCAACAGCGCATCGAAAACCTGCAACTTGCCAGCGTCGGTAATACGCCGTTGATGAAGTTTTTGCATCCGGAAATTGTTACCGTCGATCCCGGCTATGCCCAGGCAGGCCGCCAGGCCGCTGCCCAGTTAATAGAACAAGTTAATGGTCGCGCTGATTTACGGCAAATTGTGATCCCCGCCAGACTCGCCTGATTGTGCCGTACGGTTTATTGTGATCCTCGCCCGGTTTCGGGAACGTTCCCATTTTCTATTTTTTTGCTCCTGGTTACGCTTTGCTCCGGTCATTACGCATCATTTCTCCTTCGAGAGGCACCTTGATGGGCAAAGTAAATCAATCAGATATTGAGAAGTTGATCGCACTGGTGGGCGGACGCGAAAACATCGCTACTGTCAGCCACTGTATTACGCGGTTACGCTTCGTGTTGAACAATCCGGCAGCGGCCAACCCGCAAGAGATTGAGCAGTTGCCGATGGTTAAAGGCTGTTTCACCAATGCCGGACAGTTTCAGGTGGTGATCGGCACCAACGTTGGCGACTACTATCAGGCGCTGCGCGAAGCCACCGGCCTGGCGCATGCTGATAAAGAGCAGGCCAAGCTGGCGGCGCGGCAAAATATGAAATGGCACGAGCGCCTGATCTCTCATTTTGCTGAGATCTTTTTCCCGCTTCTCCCGGCGCTGATCAGCGGAGGCCTGGTTCTCGGTTTTCGTAATGTGATCGGCGATGTGCCGATGAGCAATGGCCAGACGCTGGCGCAGATGTTCCCGTCGCTGAAAACGGTCTACGACTTCCTGTGGCTGATTGGCGAAGCGATTTTCTTCTATTTGCCGGTTGGCATCTGCTGGTCAGCGGTGCGCAAAATGGGCGGAACGCCGATCCTCGGGATCGTACTGGGCATAACGCTGGTGTCACCGCAGCTGATGAATGCCTATCTGCTGGGTTCGCAAACGCCGGAAGCATGGAATTTCGGCCTGTTTACCATCGCCAAAGTCGGTTATCAGGCGCAGGTTATCCCGGCGCTGCTGGCGGGTCTGATGCTGGGCGTGATTGAAACGCGCTTAAAACGCCTGGTGCCGGATTACCTCTATCTGGTGGTCGTACCGGTCTGCTCGTTAATCCTGGCGGTGTTCCTCGCCCACGCCTTTATCGGCCCGTTCGGCCGCATGATTGGCGATGGCGTGGCTTATACGGTTCGTCATCTGATGACCGGAAGCTTTGCCCCGATTGGCGCCGCGCTGTTTGGTTTTCTCTATGCGCCGCTGGTTATCACTGGCGTACATCAAACCACGCTGGCGATCGATATGCAGATGATCCAGAGCATGGGCGGAACGCCGGTATGGCCGCTGATTGCGCTTTCCAATATCGCTCAGGGGTCAGCAGTGGTCGGTATCATCATCGCCAGCCGTAAACAAAATGAACGCGAGGTTTCCGTGCCTGCCGCCATCTCCGCCTTTTTAGGCGTCACCGAACCTGCGATGTACGGCATTAACCTGAAATACCGCTTCCCGATGCTGTGCGCCATGGTTGGCTCCGGCTTCGCCGGGTTGCTGTGCGGTCTGAACGGCGTAATGGCGAACGGTATCGGCGTCGGCGGTTTGCCGGGCATTCTCTCCATTCAACCCACCTACTGGCAGGTCTTTACGCTTGCGATGGCCATCGCCGTGGTGATCCCTATTGCCCTCACTTCCTTTGTTTATCAGCGCAAGTTCCGTCAAGGCACTTTGCAGATTGTGTAATGTTTGGGGCGCGTTTGCGCCCCCTTTGTTTTCGCAGGAATTGCTATGAATACCCTTCCCCATTGGTGGCAAAACGGCGTCATTTATCAGATTTACCCAAAAAGTTTTCAGGACTCGACCGGCAGCGGTACCGGTGATTTACGCGGCGTTATCGCCCGCCTCGACTATTTGCAAACCCTGGGTGTGGATGCCATCTGGCTGACACCGTTCTACATTTCCCCACAAATCGACAATGGTTACGACGTAGCGAATTACACCGCGATTGACCCCGCTTACGGTACGCTGGAAGACTTTGACGAACTGGTAGCACAGGCGCACCAACGCGGAATACGCCTGATTCTGGATATGGTGTTCAATCACACCTCAACGCAGCACGCCTGGTTTCAGGAGGCGCAGGATCCCACCAGCCCTTACCGCAATTTCTATATCTGGCGCGACGGCGAACCGGACGTACCACCAAACAACTGGCGTTCCAAATTCGGCGGCAGCGCGTGGCGCTGGCACAGCCAGAGCGGCCAGTACTATTTGCACCTTTTTGCGCCGGAGCAGGCCGATCTCAACTGGGAAAACCCGGCAGTCCGCGACGCGCTAAAAGAGGTCTGCGCTTTCTGGGCGGATCGCGGCGTTGACGGTTTACGTCTCGATGTCATCAATTTAATCTCCAAAGAGCAGGATTTCCCGGACGATCACGACGGGGACGGGCGACGCTTTTATACTGATGGCCCGCGGGCGCACGAATTTCTGCAGGAGATGAGCCGCGAGGTTTTCCAGCCGCGCGAACTGATGACGGTGGGTGAAATGTCCTCTACCTCGCTGGCGAACTGTAAGCGCTATGGCGCGCTG
Above is a genomic segment from Kosakonia radicincitans DSM 16656 containing:
- the argF gene encoding ornithine carbamoyltransferase; this encodes MSINLKNRNFLKLLDYTPAEIQYLIDLAIRLKADKKAGCEKKTLVGKNIALIFEKTSTRTRCAFEVGAFDQGAQVTYLGPSGSQIGHKESMKDTARVLGRMYDGIEYRGYGQQIVEELGQYAGVPVWNGLTNEFHPTQILADLMTMLEHAPGKRLSELRFAYLGDARNNMGNSLMVGAAKMGMDIRLVAPRSFWPEAALVEQCQSIARETGARIMLTEEVEEGVQGVDFLYTDVWVSMGEPKEAWSERVSLMKPYQVNSAVVKATGNPQVKFMHCLPAFHNEHTKVGGEIEMAYGLKGLEVTEEVFESPNSIVFDEAENRMHTIKAVMVATLGD
- a CDS encoding YfcC family protein translates to MGKFKFPSAYTILFVLIAIVAALSWIIPAGQYHMAMNPALGKEVPVAGTYAHVTAQPQGLIAVIMAPISGLYDPDTGQAGAIDVALFILIIGGFLGIVTKTGAIDAGIERVTTRLRGHEEWMIPILMALFAAGGTIYGMAEESLPFYTLLVPVMLAARFDPVVAASTVLLGAGIGTLGSTINPFATVIAANAAGIPFTHGIVLRLALLVIGWVICVGWVMRYARKVRANPALSIVADKQDEDRAFFLGNKSAEMLEFTPLRKLILVIFALAFVVMIYGVAVLGWWMAQISAVFLASAIIVGLIDRMSEEELTSTFINGARDLLGVALIIGIARGIVVIMDKGMITHTILHSAEDMVSGLSTVAFINVMYWLEVVLSFLVPSSSGLAVLTMPIMAPLADFANVNRDLVVTAYQSASGIVNLVTPTSAVVMGGLAIAHVPYVRYLKWVAPLLAILTVVIMAALSLGALL
- a CDS encoding arginine repressor, whose amino-acid sequence is MMEYGDYSPKEQLQLAVCQRLISEKSYLSQEAIRRDLQYHGFDAISQSTVSRLLKLLGVIKIRNAKGQKIYALNPQLRPVPDAARTVSEMVVSVEHNSEFILIHTVAGYGRAVARILDYHQLPEILGVVAGSSIVWVAPREVKHTALVHKQINYLLRTH
- a CDS encoding pyrBI operon leader peptide, coding for MVQCVRQTVLPRLKKGAGLPFFFPVANPIPQPLY
- the pyrB gene encoding aspartate carbamoyltransferase, producing MANPLYQKHIISINDLSREELELVLNTAARLKANPQPELLKHKVIASCFFEASTRTRLSFETSMHRLGASVVGFSDSSNTSLGKKGETLADTISVISTYVDAIVMRHPQEGAARLATEFSGGIPVLNAGDGANQHPTQTLLDLFTIQETQGRLENLHIAMVGDLKYGRTVHSLAQALAKFSGNRFYFIAPDALAMPQYILDMLDEKGMAWSVHASIEEVMAEVDILYMTRVQKERLDPSEYANVKAQFVLRASDLTGARSNMKVLHPLPRVDEITTDVDKTPHAWYFQQAGNGIFARQALLALVLNRDLAL
- the pyrI gene encoding aspartate carbamoyltransferase regulatory subunit yields the protein MTHDNKLQVEAIKRGTVIDHIPARVGFKLLTLFKLTETDQRITIGLNLPSGEMGRKDLIKIENTFLTDEQVNQLALYAPQATVNRIDEYEVVGKSRPSLPERINGVLVCPNSNCISHAEPVTSSFAVKQREQDIALKCKYCEKEFSHHVVLAN
- the ridA gene encoding 2-iminobutanoate/2-iminopropanoate deaminase, which codes for MTKVIATENAPAAIGPYVQAVDLGNMILTSGQIPVDPTTGSVPEDVAAQARQSLDNVKAIVEAAGLKVGDIVKTTVFVKDLNDFATVNATYEAFFAEHNATFPARSCVEVARLPKDVKIEIEAIAVRR
- the mgtA gene encoding magnesium-translocating P-type ATPase; translated protein: MLKNFTRQLFARLNRHLPRRLVQRDPLPGVQTVNHGDIPASMGERCLSIAAMEPTLLWQTFASHPEGLTEQEVAQARETHGENLIPAQKPSPWWVHLWICYRNPFNLLLTCLGVISYASEDLFAAGVIALMVAISTLLNFLQEARSTKAADALKAMVSNTATVLRVVNEKGENSWCEIPIDQLVPGDIVKLAAGDMIPADLRVLQARDLFVAQASLTGESLPVEKVAISRQTAQKNPLECDTLCFMGTNVVSGTAQAMVIGTGGNTWFGQLAGRVSEQESEPNAFQKGISRVSMLLIRFMLVMTPIVLLINGFTKGDWWEAALFALSVAVGLTPEMLPMIVTSTLARGAVKLSKQKVIVKHLDAIQNFGAMDILCTDKTGTLTQDKIVLETHTDISGKVSEWVLHSAWLNSHYQTGLKNLLDTAVLEGVDAEAAQTLSSDWRKVDEIPFDFERRRMSVVVAQQADVHQLICKGALTEIISVCSQVRFNGEIVPLDDTMLRRIERVTSTLNRQGLRVVAVATKYLPARTGDYQRADESDLILEGYIAFLDPPKETTAPALKALKASGITVKILTGDSELVAAKVCHEVGLEVGDALTGSEIEHMSDDELAQMAKHITLFARLTPLHKERIVRLLKREGHVVGFMGDGINDAPALRAADIGISVDSAVDIAREAADIILLEKSLMVLEEGVIEGRRTFANMLKYIKMTASSNFGNVFSVLVASAFLPFLPMLPLHLLIQNLLYDVSQVAIPFDNVDDEQIAKPQRWNPADLGRFMIFFGPISSIFDIVTFCVMWWVFKANVPEAQTLFQSGWFVVGLLSQTLIVHMIRTRRVPFIQSRAAWPLIAMTLMVICVGIALPFSPLASYLQLQALPLSYFPWLVAILAGYMTLTQWVKGFYSRRYGWQ
- the mgtL gene encoding mgtA regulatory leader peptide MgtL; the protein is MQFLPLLTGGQMDPDPTPLPRWRTVSR
- the treR gene encoding trehalose operon repressor TreR — protein: MQNRLTIKDIARLSGVGKSTVSRVLNNESGVSQRTREKVEAIVNQHGFSPSRSARAMRGQSDKVVAIIVSRLDSLSENLAVQTMLPAFYEQGYDPIMMESQFSPELVGEHLQMLSHRNIDGVVLFGFTGITEELLASWQSSLVLLARDANGFSSVCYDDEGAIELLMEKLYAQGHRHISFIGVPHSDVTTGKRRHDAYLACCQQYQLEPLSVLPGLAMKQGYDHVAEVLTPQTTALLCATDTLALGASKYLQQQRIENLQLASVGNTPLMKFLHPEIVTVDPGYAQAGRQAAAQLIEQVNGRADLRQIVIPARLA